Proteins from one Telopea speciosissima isolate NSW1024214 ecotype Mountain lineage chromosome 1, Tspe_v1, whole genome shotgun sequence genomic window:
- the LOC122655873 gene encoding umecyanin-like gives MGKFICSLLLLAGMGCVLMAQTNAMSHIIGGSFGWRIPDNTTFYQEWAKPRTFGVGDKLVFLYRTGVHNVLEVDEKEFKACTQDKPIDMLYRGPTILELNKKGDYYYYCGVGTHCEAGQKLSITVVDGPGSSGAVFNTETAPAPAPAPEVHSSSANSIHNLGLASGLVYFLVSMFI, from the exons atgggaaaattcATATGCTCTCTGCTCCTCTTAGCCGGAATGGGCTGTGTTCTAATGGCACAGACCAACGCGATGAGCCACATCATCGGAGGAAGCTTCGGCTGGAGAATTCCCGATAACACCACCTTCTATCAAGAATGGGCTAAACCAAGAACCTTTGGTGTAGGTGACAAACTGG TGTTCTTGTACAGGACGGGTGTCCACAATGTGCTTGAGGTAGATGAGAAGGAATTCAAAGCATGCACTCAAGACAAGCCCATTGATATGCTATACAGGGGGCCAACCATTTTGGAGCTGAACAAGAAAGGGGACTATTATTACTACTGTGGCGTTGGGACACATTGTGAGGCCGGCCAGAAGCTCAGCATCACTGTTGTCGACGGACCAGGATCGTCGGGGGCTGTATTCAACACTGAAACAGCTCCTGCACCTGCCCCTGCCCCCGAAGTACACTCGTCCTCGGCTAATTCTATTCACAACTTGGGCTTGGCTTCTGGTTTGGTGTATTTCTTGGTTTCAATGTTCATATAA